One stretch of Coriobacteriia bacterium DNA includes these proteins:
- the aroF gene encoding 3-deoxy-7-phosphoheptulonate synthase gives MRDHATTLEIDHVVERLREAGAEAHLSRGDVKTIIGVIGEREIIYNLELEGLPGVEEVVRVLKPYKLVGRDFQPEDTVVSVRGSSVGGGALAVIAGPCSIESEEQMLAAARGVRAAGGTMLRGGAYKPRTSPYAFQGMGLDGLRILRAAGDEVGLPVVTEVLDVRDSDTVAEWADVLQVGARNMQNFMLLEELGTIGRPVLLKRGLSATIEEVLSAAEYVLKGGNRDVILCERGIRTFETYTRNTLDLAAVAALKTLTHLPIIVDPSHATGRRDLVAPMCRAALVAGADGVMVEVHPDPEHARCDGPQSLDVRSFEALMRALDPIAALEEKHWGLA, from the coding sequence ATGCGTGACCATGCCACGACGCTCGAGATAGACCACGTCGTCGAGCGCTTGAGAGAGGCGGGCGCCGAGGCTCACCTGTCCCGCGGCGACGTCAAGACGATCATCGGGGTCATCGGCGAGCGCGAGATCATCTACAACCTCGAGCTCGAAGGCCTGCCCGGTGTCGAAGAGGTCGTGCGGGTCCTCAAGCCCTACAAGCTCGTCGGCCGGGATTTCCAGCCGGAGGACACGGTCGTGAGCGTGAGAGGCTCGTCGGTTGGCGGAGGAGCCCTCGCGGTGATCGCGGGACCCTGCTCGATCGAGTCCGAGGAGCAGATGCTCGCGGCGGCGCGTGGCGTCAGAGCGGCGGGCGGGACGATGCTGCGCGGCGGAGCGTACAAGCCACGGACGAGCCCTTACGCCTTCCAGGGGATGGGCCTCGATGGGCTGCGTATCCTTCGGGCTGCGGGCGACGAGGTCGGTCTGCCCGTCGTGACGGAGGTCTTGGACGTGCGCGACTCGGACACGGTCGCCGAATGGGCGGACGTGTTGCAGGTCGGAGCGCGCAACATGCAGAACTTCATGCTCCTCGAGGAACTGGGCACGATCGGCCGGCCAGTGCTGCTCAAGCGTGGGCTCTCGGCGACGATCGAGGAGGTGCTCTCGGCCGCGGAGTACGTCCTCAAGGGCGGGAACCGGGACGTCATCCTGTGCGAGCGCGGCATCCGCACGTTCGAGACGTACACGCGCAACACGCTCGATCTTGCGGCCGTCGCCGCTCTCAAGACCCTCACTCATCTGCCCATCATCGTCGACCCGTCACACGCCACCGGCAGGCGGGACCTCGTCGCGCCCATGTGCCGCGCGGCACTGGTCGCCGGAGCGGACGGCGTCATGGTCGAGGTCCACCCGGACCCCGAACATGCCCGTTGCGATGGGCCGCAGTCACTGGACGTCCGCTCTTTCGAGGCGTTGATGCGAGCGCTGGATCCCATCGCCGCGCTCGAGGAGAAGCATTGGGGCCTGGCGTGA
- a CDS encoding prephenate dehydrogenase — protein MSFRSLTVVGIGLVGGSLAAAAKRSGEPPLVRGVDVDQETCSFAMEHGIVDEALSPDQALGEGWFGSDATDLVVLATPARGVVAWLERLADAGYQGVVTDVASTKGAIVETARRYAGGGYSFVGGHPMAGSELSGIAAADPDLFSGAYYVLTPTEDTDMEAYRKIHRFAVSLGARVISIDAAIHDEAVAVVSHIPHVAAAALVQLANRHAGENAEILRLAAGGFKDTTRIAAGSPDLWTGICLDNANAVASGAEELAEELLSFATSVRSGDAGALRAFLEQAAEVRRSLPARWVADADALSELVIPITDRPGMVSAVTTAVGRAGCNIEDIEIDHQSEDTALLRLLLTEEGDREGLMASLEADGFAPRMRRLRG, from the coding sequence GTGAGTTTCCGCTCGCTCACCGTCGTCGGCATCGGGCTCGTGGGTGGCTCCCTTGCCGCGGCCGCGAAACGATCCGGAGAGCCGCCGCTCGTGCGCGGTGTCGACGTCGACCAGGAGACGTGCTCGTTCGCCATGGAGCACGGGATCGTGGACGAGGCGCTGTCGCCGGACCAGGCTCTCGGTGAAGGTTGGTTCGGGAGCGACGCCACCGATCTCGTGGTGCTCGCGACGCCGGCGCGCGGCGTAGTAGCGTGGCTGGAGCGGCTCGCGGACGCCGGATACCAAGGCGTCGTCACCGATGTCGCGTCCACGAAGGGCGCGATCGTCGAGACGGCACGCCGATACGCGGGAGGGGGATACTCCTTCGTCGGCGGTCACCCGATGGCCGGCTCGGAGCTCAGTGGCATCGCGGCTGCCGACCCCGACCTGTTCTCGGGCGCGTACTACGTCCTCACGCCGACCGAGGACACCGACATGGAGGCATACCGGAAGATCCACCGGTTCGCCGTCTCGCTGGGCGCCCGGGTCATCTCGATCGACGCGGCGATCCACGACGAGGCGGTGGCGGTCGTGAGTCACATCCCGCACGTCGCGGCCGCTGCCCTCGTGCAGCTTGCGAATCGGCATGCCGGCGAGAACGCGGAGATACTGCGGCTGGCGGCCGGCGGGTTCAAGGACACGACACGGATCGCCGCGGGCAGTCCCGACCTGTGGACGGGCATCTGCCTCGACAACGCGAACGCCGTCGCCTCAGGTGCCGAGGAACTCGCGGAGGAGCTGCTGTCGTTCGCGACGTCCGTGCGCTCCGGGGACGCGGGCGCGCTGCGCGCCTTCCTCGAGCAGGCAGCGGAGGTCCGCCGCTCGCTTCCGGCGCGATGGGTCGCCGACGCGGATGCCTTGAGCGAACTCGTCATCCCGATCACCGACCGTCCGGGTATGGTGAGCGCCGTGACGACTGCGGTCGGCAGGGCGGGGTGTAACATCGAGGATATCGAGATCGATCATCAGTCCGAGGACACGGCGCTGCTGAGGTTGCTCCTGACCGAAGAGGGCGACCGTGAGGGACTCATGGCATCGCTCGAGGCGGACGGTTTCGCTCCACGGATGCGGAGGCTTCGAGGGTGA
- the aroA gene encoding 3-phosphoshikimate 1-carboxyvinyltransferase, with protein sequence MTPSDRTIGSATGPLRGAVVVPGDKSLSHRAVLFAALAEGRSHITGVLDSADVRSTLSAVAALGAGIAVRDSGSGGLDVYVDGWGDRGPTSPTAPIDCGNSGTTARLLMGVLAGWDVEATLVGDESLSKRPMARVTDPLSHMGARFESRGGGMLPVTVRGGGLRPMAFVSDIASAQVKSAVLLAGLRACGRTVVSEPMTSRDHTERLLPAFGVEVGTDEAACSAWVDGPCVPIACDVDVPGDPSSAAFLVAAGLLVPRSTVVVRYVCLNPTRTGAFEVLRRMGAKVSMSTEQVMAGEPVGTVTAEHGGALRATVVSAEEVPSLVDEVPILAVVATAARGTTRFEGVSELRVKESDRLAAVAAGLRSLGADARSGPDWLEVDGPARLTGGRLDSLGDHRLAMSWAVAALVALAPVAIARFDAVDVSYPDFMRDVSSLMRP encoded by the coding sequence GTGACCCCGTCGGACCGCACCATAGGCTCCGCCACCGGCCCTCTTCGCGGCGCGGTCGTCGTTCCGGGAGACAAGTCGCTGTCGCATCGCGCGGTGCTGTTCGCGGCGCTCGCCGAGGGCCGTTCGCACATCACCGGAGTGCTCGACAGCGCCGACGTGCGCTCGACGCTCTCCGCGGTCGCGGCGCTCGGCGCCGGGATCGCGGTCCGCGACTCGGGGAGCGGCGGGCTCGACGTCTATGTGGATGGATGGGGCGACCGCGGACCCACTTCTCCCACGGCGCCTATCGATTGCGGCAACAGCGGGACGACCGCGAGACTGCTCATGGGGGTGCTCGCCGGATGGGACGTCGAGGCGACCCTCGTCGGCGACGAATCGCTGTCGAAGCGTCCGATGGCGCGGGTGACGGATCCGCTCTCGCACATGGGTGCTCGGTTCGAGTCGCGGGGCGGCGGCATGCTCCCGGTGACGGTGCGCGGCGGGGGATTGCGGCCCATGGCGTTCGTCTCCGACATCGCGAGCGCGCAGGTCAAGTCTGCCGTGCTCCTTGCGGGATTGCGCGCCTGTGGGAGGACCGTCGTCAGCGAGCCCATGACGAGCCGCGACCACACGGAGAGGCTGCTGCCCGCGTTCGGGGTGGAGGTCGGGACGGACGAGGCCGCATGTTCCGCGTGGGTCGACGGGCCGTGCGTTCCGATCGCGTGCGACGTGGACGTCCCCGGCGACCCGTCCTCGGCGGCGTTCCTGGTAGCCGCCGGACTTCTCGTCCCGCGCAGCACGGTCGTCGTCCGCTACGTATGTCTGAACCCCACGAGGACGGGCGCGTTCGAGGTCCTCAGGCGGATGGGCGCGAAAGTGTCCATGTCCACGGAACAGGTGATGGCGGGGGAGCCCGTGGGCACCGTCACCGCGGAGCATGGAGGCGCGCTGCGCGCCACGGTCGTGAGCGCCGAGGAGGTTCCGAGCCTTGTGGACGAGGTCCCCATCCTTGCGGTCGTGGCGACCGCCGCTCGCGGTACCACGCGTTTCGAGGGCGTGAGCGAGCTGCGCGTCAAGGAGTCGGACCGCTTGGCGGCAGTCGCCGCCGGCCTTCGCTCGCTGGGCGCGGATGCCCGCAGCGGTCCCGATTGGCTCGAGGTAGACGGTCCGGCGAGACTCACCGGAGGCAGGCTCGACAGCCTCGGGGACCATCGTCTGGCTATGTCGTGGGCGGTGGCCGCGCTCGTCGCTCTCGCGCCGGTCGCCATCGCGCGTTTCGACGCCGTGGACGTCTCGTACCCTGACTTCATGCGGGACGTCTCCTCGCTCATGCGACCGTGA
- the cmk gene encoding (d)CMP kinase yields MIVAIDGPAASGKSTVARALARRLGFAYLDTGAMYRAASHVALRRGVPLDDADRLGALAASVDVRFEGEEGDPVPLRVFADGEDVTALIRAPAVDAAVSAVARIPLVRAAMVAQQRAATGASDTVVEGRDIGTVVFPDAAVKVFLTASSEERARRRQVDLSDAGHEIDEADVRERLDSRDAADSARETSPLAVAEDAVILDTTGLSIEQVVERIASLVREA; encoded by the coding sequence ATGATCGTCGCAATCGACGGACCCGCGGCATCCGGCAAGTCCACGGTCGCGCGTGCCCTTGCTCGCCGCCTCGGGTTCGCGTATCTCGACACCGGCGCGATGTACCGTGCGGCTTCCCACGTCGCGCTGCGTCGCGGTGTGCCTCTCGACGACGCTGACCGGCTCGGGGCGCTCGCGGCCTCGGTCGACGTCCGCTTCGAAGGCGAAGAAGGCGATCCGGTCCCCTTGCGCGTCTTCGCCGACGGCGAGGACGTGACCGCTCTCATCAGGGCCCCGGCGGTGGACGCCGCCGTGAGCGCCGTCGCTAGGATCCCGCTCGTGCGCGCGGCGATGGTGGCGCAGCAACGCGCGGCGACAGGCGCGAGCGACACGGTCGTCGAAGGCCGCGACATCGGCACGGTGGTCTTCCCGGACGCGGCGGTGAAGGTCTTTCTCACCGCTTCGTCGGAGGAGAGGGCCCGACGCCGTCAGGTCGACCTCTCTGACGCCGGCCACGAGATCGACGAAGCGGACGTTCGCGAGCGGCTCGATTCCCGGGACGCGGCGGACAGCGCGAGAGAGACGAGCCCGCTCGCCGTCGCGGAGGACGCCGTCATACTCGACACGACGGGCTTGAGCATCGAGCAGGTGGTCGAGCGCATCGCGTCGCTCGTTCGGGAGGCCTGA
- a CDS encoding lysophospholipid acyltransferase family protein, producing MEGALARFLRATVAPLLLAVFRVRVVGIDRVPIEGGALLAGNHVSYVDPVLLWCCLPRPVRFMAKAELWGNAISAWFLPRIGAFPVRRGMADRSAIAVATDTLRAGVLVGIFPEGTRAGGDGRTVHDGVAFLALRAGVPIVPVGLVGTERVWPRGRRLPRIAPVTIAFGEPLISEGYEGRDRRGIMAELTATVMDAIAAQVEEARSVHRAS from the coding sequence ATGGAGGGCGCCCTCGCGCGGTTCTTGCGCGCGACGGTCGCGCCGCTGCTTCTCGCGGTCTTCCGCGTGCGCGTCGTCGGTATCGATCGCGTGCCGATCGAGGGAGGTGCGCTCCTGGCCGGGAATCACGTCTCGTATGTGGACCCCGTCCTCCTATGGTGCTGCCTGCCTCGGCCCGTGCGTTTCATGGCGAAGGCGGAGCTTTGGGGGAACGCCATCTCCGCATGGTTCCTGCCTCGGATCGGTGCCTTTCCGGTCCGGCGAGGCATGGCCGACCGGTCCGCGATCGCCGTCGCGACGGACACGTTGCGTGCCGGCGTACTCGTGGGCATCTTCCCCGAGGGCACACGGGCCGGCGGGGACGGACGCACCGTGCACGACGGTGTCGCATTCCTGGCCCTGCGCGCCGGGGTCCCGATCGTGCCGGTAGGACTGGTGGGTACCGAGAGGGTGTGGCCGCGCGGGAGGCGCCTGCCGCGGATAGCGCCCGTCACGATAGCGTTCGGCGAGCCGTTGATCTCCGAAGGATACGAAGGACGTGACAGGCGGGGGATCATGGCGGAACTGACAGCGACGGTCATGGACGCCATCGCCGCACAGGTCGAGGAAGCAAGGAGCGTGCATCGTGCGAGTTGA
- the ispH gene encoding 4-hydroxy-3-methylbut-2-enyl diphosphate reductase, giving the protein MRVEVAKYAGVCYGVERALKLAGEAAHAGGAVRTLGPLIHNPQAVRALLEQGVDVATSLDDVESGTLVIRSHGVDPATISAASRKGLRVVDATCPFVTAAHRCAADLTEQGYAVVIVGEADHPEVEGILAHAGGTALIVESVDDLPDELPSRRVGVVVQTTQSLARLNEVVSAMLPRVSELKVCNTICSATAQRQRAAEELARRVDAIVVVGGHNSGNTTRLAEICRCVNPRTHHVETSEELEPGWFAGVTTVGVTAGASTPHEQMADVIEAISVLDSGDDRD; this is encoded by the coding sequence GTGCGAGTTGAGGTCGCGAAGTACGCGGGTGTCTGCTACGGCGTCGAGCGCGCACTCAAGCTCGCAGGTGAGGCCGCCCACGCGGGAGGTGCCGTCCGGACGCTCGGCCCTCTCATCCACAACCCTCAAGCCGTACGCGCTCTGCTGGAACAGGGTGTGGACGTCGCGACGTCCCTGGACGATGTGGAGAGCGGGACGCTGGTCATCCGCTCGCACGGCGTCGATCCCGCCACGATCTCGGCGGCCTCCCGAAAAGGTCTCAGAGTCGTCGATGCCACGTGTCCCTTCGTGACGGCCGCACACCGTTGCGCCGCCGACCTCACCGAGCAGGGATACGCGGTCGTGATCGTCGGCGAGGCGGACCATCCGGAGGTCGAGGGGATCCTCGCGCACGCCGGGGGGACCGCATTGATCGTGGAAAGCGTCGACGACCTGCCCGACGAGCTCCCATCGCGAAGGGTCGGCGTCGTCGTACAGACGACGCAGTCGCTGGCAAGGTTGAACGAGGTCGTCTCCGCGATGCTCCCGAGGGTGTCGGAGTTGAAGGTCTGCAACACGATCTGTAGCGCGACAGCGCAGCGTCAGCGCGCAGCGGAGGAACTCGCCCGTCGTGTCGACGCCATCGTGGTCGTCGGTGGTCACAACTCGGGGAACACGACGCGTCTCGCCGAGATATGCCGCTGTGTGAACCCGAGGACCCACCACGTCGAGACGTCCGAGGAACTCGAGCCGGGATGGTTCGCGGGCGTCACCACGGTAGGCGTGACCGCGGGCGCGTCGACGCCCCACGAGCAGATGGCGGACGTCATCGAAGCGATATCGGTGCTCGACAGCGGCGATGACCGGGACTGA